Proteins co-encoded in one Erwinia sp. genomic window:
- a CDS encoding hypothetical protein (ID:JIFNMEKO_02683;~source:Prodigal:2.6) produces MLHFTDTVRPVYMQSLMRFYQLAGPTWGHLREWFSWVLLLILIALTLSGVWISVQYNNWSREFYDALTDYFQHASITGLALTYAGYTALFVLCVISTNWLKKLLIIRWRRKMTLRLQSLWLRQHNHYRLSLYAG; encoded by the coding sequence GTGCTCCATTTTACTGATACGGTGCGACCTGTTTATATGCAAAGTTTGATGCGGTTTTACCAGCTGGCTGGCCCCACATGGGGACATCTGCGGGAGTGGTTTTCCTGGGTTTTGCTACTGATACTGATTGCTTTGACTCTTAGCGGAGTATGGATAAGTGTTCAGTACAACAACTGGAGTCGCGAGTTTTACGATGCCTTGACTGACTATTTTCAGCATGCTTCGATTACCGGGCTGGCGTTAACTTATGCTGGTTACACAGCACTATTTGTCCTCTGTGTAATTAGTACTAACTGGCTAAAGAAACTATTAATTATCCGTTGGCGGCGGAAGATGACCCTTCGCCTTCAGTCACTCTGGTTGCGACAACATAATCATTATCGGCTCAGTTTGTATGCGGGATAA
- the fptA gene encoding Fe(3+)-pyochelin receptor (ID:JIFNMEKO_02684;~source:Prodigal:2.6), translating into MSTHYGSLGLPRSTFLGASWNTIHFEKTNAYVELEHYLDDEWVVKGTVNYTAASAKGKFIGIYGNGTQGVDSSGNARLNNNLKRNNHSGQYGANLSLSGPFAFLHRVHQLVIGGDYQKENFDNLFGSLSNTSIVNISRWDPAGFPEPDWDYTRRYQYNVYQRGLYATTRLTLAEDWKLILGTRYSSFNYDSYFTNLTRGAITSHTSYQARGEVIPYGGLLWDFAQDYTWYASYAKIYKPQSLRDARGNFLPPVTGSNYETGVKGAFFDGGLNASVALFRIIQANKAMSGLNCDDCYIADGKVQSQGIEMELSGELAEGWQVYAGYTLNNSKYLEAAATQKGTNYSEHTPQHIFRFYNSYRMPGEWNRWTVGAGVTAQTDTTTNYNVSQGGYALINANIPISITNS; encoded by the coding sequence ATGTCTACTCACTATGGTAGTCTTGGTTTGCCGCGTTCGACATTCCTTGGCGCCAGCTGGAATACTATTCATTTCGAGAAAACAAATGCCTATGTGGAGCTGGAGCACTACCTTGATGATGAGTGGGTTGTGAAAGGAACCGTAAACTATACTGCGGCAAGTGCGAAAGGAAAGTTCATTGGCATTTATGGTAACGGTACTCAGGGGGTGGATAGTTCAGGAAATGCCAGACTCAATAATAACCTGAAACGTAACAACCACAGCGGTCAATACGGTGCTAACCTCAGCCTGAGTGGTCCATTTGCATTTCTGCATCGGGTACATCAGCTGGTGATCGGCGGTGATTATCAAAAAGAGAATTTTGATAACTTGTTCGGTTCGCTAAGCAATACCAGCATAGTCAATATTTCTCGCTGGGACCCTGCTGGCTTTCCCGAACCTGACTGGGATTATACACGTCGTTATCAATACAATGTCTATCAGCGCGGCCTGTATGCTACAACACGTCTGACTCTTGCCGAAGACTGGAAGCTTATCCTGGGCACTCGTTACAGCAGTTTTAATTATGATTCTTATTTCACTAATCTGACCAGAGGTGCAATAACTAGTCACACCAGCTACCAGGCAAGAGGCGAAGTGATTCCCTACGGCGGTTTATTGTGGGATTTTGCTCAGGATTATACCTGGTATGCCAGCTATGCGAAAATCTACAAACCGCAAAGTTTACGCGACGCCAGAGGGAACTTCCTGCCTCCGGTGACTGGCAGCAATTATGAAACAGGCGTTAAAGGGGCATTTTTTGATGGTGGATTAAACGCCTCTGTCGCACTGTTTCGCATTATCCAGGCGAACAAAGCGATGAGCGGTCTGAATTGTGATGACTGCTATATTGCTGATGGAAAAGTGCAGAGTCAGGGTATTGAAATGGAATTATCCGGTGAGCTGGCTGAAGGCTGGCAGGTTTATGCCGGGTATACGCTAAATAATAGTAAATACCTTGAGGCTGCGGCTACGCAGAAAGGGACTAACTACAGTGAACACACGCCTCAACATATTTTCCGTTTCTATAACAGTTATCGTATGCCAGGCGAATGGAATCGGTGGACAGTCGGTGCAGGTGTGACGGCGCAGACTGACACAACCACCAACTACAATGTATCGCAGGGTGGATATGCGCTGATTAATGCCAATATACCTATCAGTATAACAAACAGCTAA
- the fpvA gene encoding Ferripyoverdine receptor (ID:JIFNMEKO_02685;~source:Prodigal:2.6) — translation MSLSLFIRQPRIFRCKSTTVLRRMIGCCLPILACAIFAMPAAKAGDVAAKRQLYTIQAGSLAAQLNQFAVQSGIYLASDAQLTAGKSAPAFSGTYTIDEGFARLLTAHGLLVQRQPNGSYILKKIPQGDEMVVTGDINYGAVTEDTGSYTTRNMSAATRFNLSPRETPQSVSVVTRQRMNDQNMTSLDDAMCQVTGVNVINDNSYQTRYQSRGFTMDNFQEDGVSSSFQNSLAGMGSAEASTETPDLAIYDHLEVLRGPSGLTQGSGEPGGTVNMVRKRPTYDFRSHIIGSVGSWDNYRGEMDISGPLNDEASLRGRMVGWSVSCRKKTVLSITYTAIIRSYLARWRMILHHKRR, via the coding sequence ATGTCGTTATCATTATTCATTCGTCAGCCGCGGATATTCCGCTGTAAATCAACGACCGTGCTGAGGCGGATGATAGGTTGTTGTTTACCCATATTGGCCTGTGCGATTTTTGCCATGCCCGCAGCAAAGGCCGGTGATGTAGCGGCTAAGCGGCAACTTTATACTATTCAGGCCGGATCACTGGCCGCACAATTGAATCAGTTTGCTGTGCAGTCTGGCATTTATTTGGCCAGCGATGCACAACTGACAGCAGGAAAGTCTGCGCCAGCATTTAGTGGTACCTATACCATTGATGAGGGCTTTGCCCGCTTGCTGACTGCTCATGGGTTACTGGTCCAACGTCAGCCCAATGGTAGCTACATCCTGAAAAAGATCCCTCAAGGGGACGAGATGGTGGTAACCGGGGATATCAATTATGGTGCAGTAACCGAAGATACTGGCTCATATACCACGCGAAACATGTCGGCAGCAACACGATTTAATCTCTCGCCTCGCGAGACACCTCAATCTGTGAGTGTCGTGACTCGTCAGCGAATGAATGACCAGAATATGACTTCCCTAGATGATGCCATGTGCCAGGTGACAGGCGTAAACGTAATCAACGACAACTCCTATCAAACTCGTTATCAGTCACGTGGTTTCACGATGGATAATTTTCAGGAAGATGGAGTCAGCTCTTCATTCCAAAACAGTCTTGCAGGTATGGGGTCTGCTGAAGCATCGACTGAAACACCTGATTTGGCAATTTATGACCACCTCGAAGTGTTGCGTGGCCCTTCTGGTCTGACACAGGGAAGCGGTGAACCGGGGGGGACGGTCAACATGGTTCGTAAACGTCCGACTTATGATTTTCGCTCTCATATTATCGGTAGTGTTGGCAGCTGGGATAATTATCGTGGTGAGATGGATATTTCCGGCCCATTGAATGATGAGGCATCATTACGTGGTCGGATGGTCGGATGGTCGGTGTCTTGCAGAAAAAAGACAGTTTTATCGATTACATACACAGCGATCATCAGGTCTTATTTGGCACGCTGGCGTATGATTTTACACCACAAACGACGCTGA
- the fecR_1 gene encoding Protein FecR (ID:JIFNMEKO_02686;~source:Prodigal:2.6), which yields MSEKPGFMALQQAENWYAEIEDITSPDDYPAAMQRWLNASEENRLAWQYVLDISQRFASLRENDAQQMASLTALTQRSHNTRRRQLLKAIAGLSVTAAMSAGCWQFTPVRNQIQAWRADFHSPHGKITAFRLTDGSRIWLDTDSALNVIYTSTARRLQLLNGRIMIETAPDSQRPLTLITPEGQMRALGTGFSAQINDQTTTMLVYQGAVEVSLPDSSDSQIVQAGEAIIFSEHALGAVSRLHTRVPDWRRGVLEAENLSLGVLIKRLSAYRWGYLGCDPAVALLSVTGTFPLNDTTLALTMITYVLPVRIQHRLP from the coding sequence ATGAGTGAAAAACCCGGTTTTATGGCACTGCAACAGGCCGAAAACTGGTATGCTGAAATTGAAGATATCACCTCACCTGATGACTATCCTGCTGCGATGCAACGCTGGCTTAATGCGAGCGAAGAAAATCGGCTGGCATGGCAGTATGTGTTGGATATCAGCCAGCGGTTTGCCTCCCTTCGGGAAAACGATGCACAACAAATGGCATCACTGACGGCCCTGACTCAGCGGTCACACAACACACGGCGGCGTCAGCTATTGAAAGCTATTGCCGGATTGTCTGTCACAGCCGCAATGAGCGCAGGTTGCTGGCAATTTACACCTGTCCGCAATCAGATACAGGCATGGCGTGCTGATTTTCATAGCCCTCACGGTAAAATCACCGCTTTCCGGTTGACTGATGGTTCCCGTATTTGGCTGGATACTGACAGTGCACTGAATGTCATTTACACCTCAACTGCCCGCAGGTTACAACTTCTTAATGGCAGGATAATGATTGAAACGGCGCCGGATTCACAGCGCCCGCTGACATTGATCACTCCTGAGGGTCAGATGAGAGCGTTGGGGACTGGATTCAGTGCTCAGATAAACGATCAAACAACGACAATGTTGGTGTACCAGGGGGCAGTCGAAGTTTCGTTGCCAGATTCCAGCGATAGTCAGATCGTTCAGGCGGGCGAGGCAATTATTTTCAGCGAACACGCATTGGGAGCGGTCTCACGACTGCATACCAGGGTGCCAGACTGGAGACGGGGTGTGCTGGAAGCAGAGAATCTGTCTCTCGGTGTACTTATTAAGCGTCTTTCTGCTTATCGTTGGGGGTATTTGGGGTGTGATCCTGCAGTGGCATTACTGAGTGTCACCGGGACGTTCCCGCTGAATGATACCACCCTGGCATTAACGATGATTACTTATGTATTGCCTGTTCGCATCCAACACCGTTTACCATAG
- a CDS encoding hypothetical protein (ID:JIFNMEKO_02688;~source:Prodigal:2.6) → MGPDGTVIARDVADYRALSLVEAVIALRRHPFGLQAPEEPLHRGIIPAVTPATHALLYPTAPQSLPVLTAGIVAALIAVEHHACWLTPKLPGHLQCFDREGRVRRRRYRPAHRFAGEQIQHCCQISPAFSRPDIRHIAAPDLIRRGNRELPVEMVRYFNVFVPAAFEFMRRDLATGDIQLFHQLTGQPSPESDALSADHRGDTSRASRATTGVPDFTDEIPFNGTLSVRIPAIFTNVAITASVNTEQPAQWRYRVVRPQTVYYRELFRESGIKSAVAFFRISFSISRRCIRFLISLSSVCSGVRGSPGGVFPGARYVTILPGG, encoded by the coding sequence GTGGGGCCGGATGGCACTGTAATAGCCCGTGATGTAGCTGATTATCGCGCTCTGAGCCTCGTTGAAGCTGTTATAGCCCTTCGTCGGCACCCATTCGGTCTTCAGGCTCCGGAAGAACCGCTCCATCGGGGCATTATCCCAGCAGTTACCCCGGCGACTCATGCTCTGCTTTATCCGACAGCGCCACAGAGCCTGCCGGTACTGACGGCTGGTATAGTGGCTGCCCTGATCGCTGTGGAACATCACGCCTGTTGGCTTACCCCGAAGCTCCCAGGCCATCTGCAATGCTTTGACCGTGAGGGCCGAGTCCGGCGACGTCGATATCGCCCAGCCCACAGGTTTGCGGGCGAACAGATCCAGCACTGCTGCCAGATAAGCCCAGCATTTTCCCGTCCAGATATACGTCACATCGCCGCACCAGACCTGATCCGGCGCGGTAACCGCGAACTGCCGGTCGAGATGGTTCGGTATTTCAATGTGTTCGTTCCCGCCGCGTTTGAATTTATGCGCCGGGACCTGGCAACTGGCGATATCCAGCTCTTTCATCAGCTTACCGGCCAGCCATCGCCCGAGTCTGACGCCCTTAGCGCTGACCATCGTGGCGATACTTCTCGCGCCAGCAGAGCCACCACTGGCGTTCCAGACTTCACTGACGAGATTCCGTTTAACGGCACGCTCAGCGTCAGAATCCCTGCCATTTTTACGAATGTAGCGATAACTGCTTCGGTGAACACCGAACAGCCGGCCCAATGGCGCTACCGGGTAGTGCGGCCTCAGACTGTCTATTATCGTGAACTGTTCAGGGAGTCCGGCATCAAGAGCGCGGTAGCCTTTTTTAGGATTTCATTCTCCATTTCAAGGCGTTGTATCCGTTTTCTCATTTCCCTGAGTTCAGTCTGCTCAGGCGTCAGAGGCAGCCCCGGGGGCGTTTTCCCTGGCGCTCGATACGTAACGATTTTACCCGGCGGTTGA
- the nupX gene encoding Putative nucleoside permease NupX (ID:JIFNMEKO_02689;~source:Prodigal:2.6): MDSMRSIAGIFILLLIAFLFSNNKNKISLRTVGAALLLQIALGAIMLYVPAGKWLINAIASGVNNVIGYSDAGSAFIFGGLMGPKINELFDGAGFVFAFQVLPAIIFITSLISILYYIGVMGWVINILGYIFQKLMGVSKVEAFAAVTTIFLGQNELPAVLKPFVNKMNRNELFTVICSGMASIAGSMLVGYAGLGVPIEYLLAASLMAIPGGILFARILSQATEPSRVEFHNFSFSEKRPASIIEAAANGAMLGLKIAVGVATVVMAFVALIALINGMLGIAGQLAGWQELSLEKLLGYLFSPLAYMMGVEWQDTALAGGLIGQKMAINEFVAYVNFSPWLKGSAGILDAKTLAVISFALCGFANFVVVN; this comes from the coding sequence ATGGATAGTATGCGCAGTATAGCAGGTATTTTTATTCTGCTGCTCATTGCATTTTTATTCTCGAATAACAAAAATAAAATTAGCTTGAGGACGGTAGGCGCCGCGCTATTATTACAAATTGCCTTGGGCGCAATCATGCTTTATGTTCCGGCAGGGAAATGGCTGATTAATGCCATCGCCAGTGGCGTTAATAACGTAATTGGGTATAGTGACGCAGGAAGTGCATTTATTTTTGGTGGGCTGATGGGGCCAAAAATAAATGAATTATTTGATGGTGCGGGGTTCGTTTTTGCGTTTCAGGTATTACCCGCCATCATATTTATCACCTCATTAATCTCTATCCTCTATTATATCGGTGTCATGGGTTGGGTGATTAATATTCTCGGGTATATTTTTCAGAAACTGATGGGCGTCAGTAAGGTCGAGGCTTTTGCTGCAGTGACGACTATTTTTCTCGGGCAAAATGAATTACCCGCTGTATTAAAGCCTTTCGTTAATAAAATGAACCGTAATGAGTTATTTACTGTCATCTGTAGTGGTATGGCATCGATTGCCGGTTCGATGCTGGTTGGCTACGCGGGATTAGGGGTGCCGATTGAGTATCTTCTTGCAGCCTCATTAATGGCAATTCCCGGTGGTATTCTTTTTGCCCGTATACTGAGCCAGGCGACTGAACCTTCCCGGGTTGAATTTCATAATTTTTCATTCAGCGAGAAACGTCCTGCCAGCATCATTGAGGCGGCTGCAAATGGCGCCATGCTCGGATTGAAAATTGCTGTGGGCGTGGCAACGGTAGTGATGGCGTTTGTTGCACTCATTGCGCTGATCAATGGCATGCTGGGTATTGCCGGCCAGCTAGCCGGCTGGCAAGAGTTGAGCCTTGAGAAATTGCTCGGTTATCTCTTCTCGCCTCTGGCTTATATGATGGGAGTTGAATGGCAAGACACGGCCCTGGCGGGTGGCCTGATAGGCCAAAAAATGGCAATTAATGAGTTCGTTGCTTATGTTAATTTTTCCCCGTGGTTAAAGGGCTCGGCTGGCATACTGGATGCGAAAACGCTGGCGGTTATCTCTTTTGCCCTGTGTGGGTTTGCTAATTTTGTAGTGGTCAACTAA
- the psuG gene encoding Pseudouridine-5'-phosphate glycosidase (ID:JIFNMEKO_02690;~source:Prodigal:2.6), translating to MNTPVSLTPYLDISPEVAQALAHQRPIVALESTIISHGMPYPQNAQTALQVEQKVRDNGAVPATIAIIHGRMKVGLSHDEIELLGKEGHKVAKVSRRDLPFIVAAGKHGVTTVASTMIIAEMAGIKVFATGGIGGVHRGAEQTFDISADLHELAKTNVAVVCAGAKSILDLGLTVEYLETYGVPLVGYQTALLPAFFCRTSPYPVSIELDTPRDIARAMLTKWQCGLRGGVVIANPIPEEFSMPEAEITQAIEQALEEAAAQNIYGKESTPFLLARVCELTGGDSLSANIQLVFNNAKLAARIASSYQQIAAEF from the coding sequence ATGAATACACCTGTCTCATTGACTCCATATCTGGATATTTCACCTGAAGTGGCGCAAGCGCTTGCTCATCAACGCCCGATTGTCGCCCTTGAGTCCACCATCATCTCTCACGGTATGCCTTATCCACAGAATGCACAAACGGCGCTTCAGGTTGAACAGAAAGTGCGGGATAACGGCGCGGTGCCGGCAACCATTGCCATTATTCATGGACGGATGAAAGTAGGATTATCTCATGACGAAATCGAATTGTTAGGGAAAGAGGGACATAAGGTGGCGAAAGTAAGCCGCCGTGATCTGCCTTTTATTGTAGCGGCGGGAAAACATGGTGTAACCACCGTGGCCTCGACGATGATTATCGCAGAGATGGCGGGTATCAAAGTGTTTGCTACCGGTGGTATTGGTGGTGTGCATCGGGGCGCGGAACAGACATTCGATATCTCAGCTGATTTACATGAGCTGGCAAAAACTAATGTGGCTGTCGTGTGTGCCGGAGCAAAATCGATTCTTGATCTCGGGCTGACGGTTGAATATCTCGAAACATACGGCGTGCCACTGGTCGGTTATCAGACGGCATTATTACCTGCATTCTTCTGTCGTACCAGCCCCTATCCGGTGAGTATTGAGCTGGATACCCCTCGGGATATCGCTCGTGCGATGCTGACAAAATGGCAGTGTGGTCTACGCGGAGGAGTGGTGATTGCAAACCCTATCCCGGAAGAGTTCTCCATGCCAGAAGCGGAGATTACACAGGCGATTGAACAGGCGCTCGAAGAAGCAGCAGCGCAGAATATTTATGGTAAAGAGAGCACCCCTTTCTTGCTGGCCAGAGTTTGTGAACTTACCGGCGGAGACAGTTTGAGTGCGAATATTCAGCTGGTGTTTAACAACGCAAAGCTGGCTGCCCGAATTGCCAGTAGTTATCAGCAGATTGCTGCCGAATTCTGA
- the psuK gene encoding Pseudouridine kinase (ID:JIFNMEKO_02691;~source:Prodigal:2.6), whose protein sequence is MTHREKQILQILRNDPLISQQETADILGISRSAVAGHIMNLMNKGHIKGKGYILSESSYIVTVGSANMDICGYVATDLVFGDSNPGKITCTPGGVGRNIAQNVALLGRESHLVSVVGDDLYGTTLLDLARLAGVNTDGVYKIHGESTSTYLSLLDNSGEMHVAINDMQILERLTPAMLATSRDLIQHAGVLIVDCNLPEEALSWLFSHAGSVPIFVDTVSAFKAPKVRRWLSHIHTLKPNRLEAQILSGLTITTTQDAPVVARWFHDQGVQRLALSMGADGVYYSDVDSERGWSAPLPVNIVNVTGAGDAMMAGLACCWLDDMTFAESIRFAQGCSALTLSCELTNNPGLSNDSVQKLLELQS, encoded by the coding sequence ATGACTCACAGAGAAAAACAGATACTACAGATATTGAGAAATGATCCTTTGATATCGCAGCAAGAGACTGCGGATATCCTTGGTATCAGTCGCTCTGCTGTCGCCGGACATATTATGAATCTGATGAATAAAGGTCATATAAAAGGTAAAGGTTATATTTTATCAGAAAGCAGTTATATCGTGACTGTAGGTTCAGCCAACATGGATATTTGTGGCTATGTGGCGACTGATTTAGTTTTCGGAGATTCCAACCCAGGGAAAATCACATGCACTCCCGGTGGTGTAGGCCGTAATATTGCACAAAACGTTGCTCTGCTGGGCCGTGAAAGTCATCTTGTTTCTGTTGTGGGGGATGATCTCTATGGCACCACATTGTTAGATCTTGCCAGACTTGCTGGTGTGAATACTGATGGGGTTTACAAAATCCATGGTGAGAGCACATCAACTTACCTCTCTTTACTTGATAACAGTGGAGAGATGCATGTCGCAATTAATGACATGCAGATACTTGAACGGCTGACACCGGCAATGCTGGCAACCTCGCGAGACCTTATCCAGCACGCTGGGGTGTTGATCGTGGACTGTAATCTGCCGGAAGAAGCCTTGAGCTGGTTATTCAGCCATGCCGGGTCGGTGCCGATTTTTGTTGATACGGTTTCTGCGTTCAAAGCGCCTAAAGTACGCCGCTGGTTATCACATATTCATACCCTTAAACCCAACCGGCTGGAAGCACAAATTCTTAGTGGGTTGACCATCACCACGACACAAGACGCACCGGTGGTGGCGCGCTGGTTCCATGATCAAGGTGTACAGCGTCTGGCGTTAAGTATGGGAGCTGATGGTGTCTATTACAGTGATGTCGACAGCGAGCGTGGCTGGTCTGCCCCTTTGCCTGTCAACATTGTGAATGTGACCGGTGCCGGGGATGCCATGATGGCGGGTCTGGCATGTTGCTGGCTGGATGATATGACATTCGCTGAAAGTATTCGCTTTGCTCAAGGGTGTTCCGCTTTGACCCTCTCCTGTGAATTGACTAATAACCCAGGCCTGTCAAATGACAGCGTCCAAAAACTGTTGGAATTACAATCATGA
- the pfkA_1 gene encoding ATP-dependent 6-phosphofructokinase (ID:JIFNMEKO_02692;~source:Prodigal:2.6) has translation MKIGLVISGGDVSGMNNFLFQLNRLTETEIIIFDGGINGLIENNAKSIAARDLIDLSISPVPLIASGRKEEKCKIADYEKIVKHIRSKKLDCSIMGGGDGSFQFLKVLSSYGINCYGIGMTIDNDIVGNSYTIGFSTACEQVIHEVAKLRNTGRGLPGRVFMIELLGGYCGELTLQAALKSNADIALIPEAIWDIDKLAKYISYKIKNQNSVIILCSEGYT, from the coding sequence ATGAAGATAGGACTGGTGATTAGTGGTGGTGACGTCAGTGGAATGAATAACTTTCTTTTCCAGCTTAATCGATTGACTGAAACAGAGATCATTATTTTTGATGGCGGCATCAATGGACTGATAGAAAACAACGCCAAATCAATAGCGGCCAGAGATCTTATTGATCTCTCTATTTCTCCGGTACCACTCATTGCTTCTGGTCGAAAGGAAGAAAAATGTAAAATTGCTGACTATGAAAAAATAGTTAAACACATTCGCAGTAAAAAACTCGATTGTTCAATTATGGGGGGTGGTGATGGCTCATTTCAGTTTCTAAAAGTACTCAGTAGCTATGGTATTAATTGTTACGGAATTGGTATGACGATTGACAATGATATCGTCGGAAACAGTTACACCATCGGCTTCTCTACCGCCTGCGAGCAGGTAATTCATGAGGTAGCTAAGTTACGTAATACCGGAAGAGGCCTTCCTGGGCGGGTGTTTATGATCGAGCTGCTGGGAGGATACTGTGGTGAATTAACATTACAGGCGGCACTTAAAAGTAATGCGGATATTGCATTAATCCCGGAAGCAATCTGGGATATCGATAAACTGGCTAAATATATAAGTTATAAAATAAAAAATCAAAACAGTGTGATCATTCTGTGTTCGGAAGGATACACCTAA
- the pfp gene encoding Pyrophosphate--fructose 6-phosphate 1-phosphotransferase (ID:JIFNMEKO_02693;~source:Prodigal:2.6), which produces MIGKLEHKIGICIRKTILGYGLRSGVPTGEEIIQGAILAKEVVRCIHCGLVNKIIVINNNNKAIPIDLENSERRLVDKESDIYKLAKLTNII; this is translated from the coding sequence ATGATTGGGAAATTAGAACACAAAATTGGTATTTGCATCAGGAAAACTATTTTAGGGTATGGATTAAGAAGTGGTGTGCCTACCGGAGAAGAAATTATTCAGGGGGCAATTTTAGCAAAAGAGGTTGTACGCTGCATCCATTGCGGACTCGTCAATAAGATAATAGTCATTAATAATAACAACAAAGCCATCCCGATAGATCTTGAAAATTCGGAAAGACGTTTAGTAGATAAAGAAAGTGATATTTATAAACTCGCAAAACTCACTAACATCATCTGA
- a CDS encoding hypothetical protein (ID:JIFNMEKO_02694;~source:Prodigal:2.6) yields MVKILCVCGCGLGSSFAIEMSAKAVLKKLEVDAEIDHTTVSEASSFKYDLILTQKMFADILNADATDEQKKKVIILNKLTDKNEIEEKILAYRKNK; encoded by the coding sequence ATGGTTAAAATACTTTGCGTATGTGGCTGCGGTCTCGGTTCAAGTTTTGCCATTGAAATGAGTGCCAAAGCTGTATTAAAAAAACTTGAGGTTGATGCAGAGATTGATCACACAACCGTTTCGGAAGCATCCTCTTTTAAATATGATTTAATTCTGACGCAAAAGATGTTTGCTGACATTTTAAATGCTGATGCCACAGATGAACAAAAGAAGAAAGTCATCATATTAAACAAACTCACAGACAAAAATGAAATTGAAGAAAAAATCCTTGCTTACAGAAAAAACAAATAA